From Candidatus Manganitrophus morganii, the proteins below share one genomic window:
- the hisZ gene encoding ATP phosphoribosyltransferase regulatory subunit, which translates to MKLPGKPRTMIPKGVATFLPEGTSRRREIERKILSLFSRWGYQEVITPIFEYLDVFSLGVGEELLNRAYKFVDRATGRMMVLRPDVTPQIARIAATLLNDQPLPIRLCYSANVFRHEEEHAGREREIHQIGGELIGPSHAEADAETISLAIEILHKLELKSFKIALGQMAFTRGILQPFESSPAAFKRILGAVAKKDASLLEALLKEEKVGPKTRKQVLSLLDLFGGEEVFAAAKPLAVSPACKAGLRRLREVYEILKQAGHQEFLLIDLGEVRGFDYYTGTIFEIFAEGAGSELGGGGRYDHLLEKFGAPSSSTGFALHLERIQWALEQVAGSGRDYSSADFLVLHTVEGASEAMSLSHQLRDAGYRVIRRNGFHGAVESYLSEARKQKVVKILLLTGGRDKGVRSVDVRTGRQESQSRSDFLEWLKSS; encoded by the coding sequence ATGAAATTACCCGGTAAACCAAGAACGATGATTCCAAAGGGGGTGGCCACCTTCCTTCCCGAAGGAACGTCGAGACGCCGCGAGATCGAGCGAAAAATTCTCTCCCTCTTTTCCCGGTGGGGATATCAAGAGGTGATCACCCCCATCTTCGAATACCTCGATGTCTTCTCGCTCGGGGTGGGAGAAGAGCTCCTCAACCGCGCATATAAGTTCGTCGATCGCGCGACCGGGCGGATGATGGTTTTGCGCCCCGACGTCACCCCCCAGATCGCGCGAATCGCCGCGACCCTCCTGAACGACCAACCGCTTCCGATCCGCCTTTGTTACTCGGCGAATGTCTTCCGCCACGAGGAGGAGCATGCCGGGAGGGAACGGGAAATCCACCAGATCGGGGGAGAGTTGATCGGTCCCTCCCATGCCGAAGCCGACGCGGAAACGATCTCGCTCGCGATCGAAATCCTGCATAAGCTGGAGCTCAAATCGTTTAAGATCGCCCTGGGTCAGATGGCGTTTACGCGGGGGATTCTCCAGCCGTTTGAATCGTCGCCCGCTGCATTCAAAAGGATCTTGGGCGCGGTCGCAAAAAAAGATGCGTCCCTTCTGGAGGCCCTCTTAAAAGAGGAAAAGGTCGGTCCGAAAACGCGGAAGCAGGTCCTCTCGCTCCTGGACCTCTTCGGCGGGGAAGAAGTCTTCGCCGCGGCGAAGCCGCTCGCGGTCTCTCCCGCTTGCAAAGCCGGTCTTCGACGGCTTCGGGAAGTGTATGAGATTTTAAAACAGGCCGGACACCAGGAATTTCTTTTGATCGATCTCGGCGAGGTCCGCGGGTTCGATTATTATACCGGAACGATTTTCGAGATTTTCGCAGAGGGGGCCGGCTCCGAATTGGGGGGAGGGGGCCGATATGATCACCTCCTGGAAAAGTTCGGCGCTCCCTCCTCCTCCACCGGATTTGCCCTTCACCTCGAGCGGATTCAGTGGGCATTGGAGCAAGTGGCCGGATCGGGCCGCGACTATTCGTCGGCCGATTTTCTGGTGCTTCATACCGTTGAGGGGGCGTCCGAGGCGATGTCGCTTTCTCATCAGCTTCGCGACGCCGGTTATCGGGTGATCCGCCGAAACGGATTTCACGGCGCGGTCGAGTCTTATCTTTCCGAGGCCCGCAAGCAAAAGGTTGTGAAAATTCTCCTTCTCACGGGAGGACGCGACAAGGGGGTTCGCTCCGTGGATGTTCGTACGGGCCGTCAAGAGAGCCAAAGCCGTTCCGATTTTCTGGAATGGTTGAAATCGTCCTGA